One genomic window of Solanum dulcamara chromosome 10, daSolDulc1.2, whole genome shotgun sequence includes the following:
- the LOC129871266 gene encoding B3 domain-containing protein At1g49475-like translates to MEDRREEQPAGMADKRGQEEPKPVDIPEITPHFFKIILSPHASKLHIPNEFVTEHGANLGDLVSLEVPNGVVWKVKLLNSSGMVWLNEGWNKFKEYYSIACGYFLLFRYKGNSQFSVFIFDLSASEIEYPPGPNEDVTPENRSIVCEPPEENGINLPPPCEPPKENRINLTPPDEPPEENVIILPPPGIYTMEELSMTSIPSRPKV, encoded by the exons ATGGAAGACAGACGGGAAGAGCAGCCGGCAGGGATGGCAGACAAACGAGGGCAAGAGGAACCAAAACCAGTGGATATCCCGGAGATAACCCCTCACTTCTTCAAGATTATCCTGTCTCCACATGCCTCTAAATTA CACATCCCTAATGAATTTGTGACGGAGCATGGCGCCAATCTGGGGGATCTCGTGTCACTTGAGGTCCCGAATGGCGTGGTATGGAAAGTAAAACTGCTAAACTCTAGTGGCATGGTATGGTTAAATGAGGGATGGAACAAATTTAAGGAGTACTATTCAATTGCTTGTGGTTACTTTTTACTCTTCAGATACAAAGGAAATTCCCAGTTCTCTGTGTTTATATTTGATTTAAGTGCTTCTGAGATTGAATATCCTCCTGGCCCAAATGAAGATGTAACACCAGAGAATCGATCTATTGTATGCGAGCCACCAGAGGAAAATGGGATAAATTTACCCCCACCCTGTGAGCCACCAAAGGAGAACAGGATAAACTTAACCCCACCCGATGAGCCACCAGAGGAAAACGTGATAATCTTACCCCCACCCGGTATTTACACCATGGAGGAGTTATCAATGACATCCATTCCATCACGGCCAAAGGTATAG
- the LOC129871237 gene encoding remorin 4.2-like, with the protein MSNDQRALVLSSTTTTNNNNNSRENDHEDHDYDDQDQNQNRRDDHIRDIHALTPPQPPVPPLTTNINRAGRRREAWETSSHRSSSLSSELGGVPSENFTTMSREFNALVLAGSSTSNNNNNQNNNGTSHEVEGTINNNLGRIFEEETIVEENNPLAIVADNNNNNNNNNNNNNVYLNPSTPSPNNDHLSGTSQQGEVIVHRVKKEEIESKISAWQTAKIAKINNRFKCEDAVINGWENEEVQKATSWMKKVERKLEEKRAKALEKMQNNIANARRKAEERRASAEAKRGTKVARVLELANLMRAVGRAPTKRSFF; encoded by the exons ATGTCTAATGATCAAAGAGCTCTAGTCTTATCAagcaccaccaccaccaacaacaataataatagtagagAAAATGATCATGAAGATCATGATTATGACGATCAGGATCAGAATCAGAATCGTCGAGATGATCATATCAGAGATATCCATGCTCTAACACCACCACAACCACCAGTACCACCACTCACCACGAATATTAATCGTGCAGGACGAAGAAGGGAAGCTTGGGAAACAAGTAGCCATAGATCATCATCTTTGTCCTCAGAATTAGGAGGAGTTCCAAGTGAGAATTTTACAACAATGAGTAGAGAGTTCAATGCTTTGGTACTTGCTGGATCATCTactagcaacaacaacaacaaccagaataATAATGGTACAAGTCATGAAGTTGAAGGTACAATCAATAATAATTTAGGAAGGATTTTCGAAGAGGAGACTATAGTTGAAGAAAATAATCCTTTAGCTATTGTAgcagataataataataataacaacaacaataataataataataatgtttaTTTGAACCCTAGTACTCCTTCTCCTAATAATGATCATTTGAGTGGAACTAGTCAACAAGGTGAAGTGATTGTACATAGAGTGAAGAAAGAGGAAATTGAATCAAAGATTAGTGCATGGCAAACTGCAAAAATTGCAAAGATTAATAATAGGTTTAAGTGTGAAGATGCTGTGATTAATGGATGGGAAAATGAAGAAGTTCAAAAGGCTACTTCTTGGATGAAGAAAGTTGAG AGAAAGTTAGAGGAGAAAAGAGCAAAAGCACTAGAAAAGATGCAAAATAATATAGCAAATGCAAGAAGAAAAGCAGAAGAAAGAAGGGCATCAGCAGAAGCAAAAAGAGGAACAAAAGTAGCTAGGGTTCTTGAATTAGCCAATTTAATGAGAGCTGTTGGTAGAGCTCCAACAAAACGTTCCTTCTTTTAA
- the LOC129871324 gene encoding polygalacturonase-like has product MSLLRNLFILFTIFIIIIIMSFSSCYSIKFPNNDHNMNNLEREFGYDLQAYPSNYFNTILDHENNNNMKNILEIISKFQRFKNLKKYEDQEEVKVTTISVDSFGAKGDGIIDDTNAFQKAWKEVCSSSNVVNFVVSQNKKYLLKPIKFSGPCKSSITMQIYGTLLASEDTSDYSKDSSHWLYFRGVQNLVVGGAGVINGNGKIWWQNSCKINKTLPCKNAPTALTFYKCNNLKVKDLKIEDSQQINLQFGRCFGVEVSKLVVSCPENSPNTDGIHVTNTQNIQISNSTIGTGDDCISIVNGSQKVVATGITCGPGHGISIGSLGSRNSEAHVSDIIVNGAKFSGTTNGLRIKTWPGGSGSASNIKFQNVVMNNVKNPIIIDQNYCDRAVAPCTNEANSAVQVNNVIYQNIEGTSATNNAITFNCSKIFPCQGILLENVKLLGENGKTPNAIWENINNLTCNNVSPECPKT; this is encoded by the exons ATGTCCCTTCTAAGAAATCTCTTCATTTTATTCaccatttttatcattattataattatgTCATTTTCATCTTGCTATAGCATTAAATTCCCTAATAATGATCACAACATGAATAATCTTGAAAGGGAATTTGGTTATGATTTGCAAGCTTATCCTTCAAATTATTTCAACACCATTCTTGATCatgaaaacaacaacaatatgaaaaatattcttGAAATAATTAGTAAATTTCAACGATTCaagaatttgaagaaatatGAAGATCAAGAAGAAGTTAAGGTTACAACAATTAGTGTGGATAGCTTTGGAGCTAAAGGTGATGGAATTATAGATGATACAAAt GCATTTCAAAAAGCATGGAAAGAAGTTTGTTCATCTTCAAATGTTGTGAATTTTGTGGTGTCCCAAAACAAGAAATATCTTCTCAAACCAATCAAATTTTCTGGGCCATGCAAATCTTCCATTACAATGCAG ATTTATGGAACCCTATTAGCATCTGAGGATACTTCAGATTACAGCAAGGATAGTAGTCACTGGCTTTATTTTCGTGGTGTTCAAAATTTGGTTGTTGGAGGAGCTGGAGTTATCAATGGCAATGGCAAAATTTGGTGGCAAAATTCTTGcaaaattaataaaacattG CCCTGCAAGAATGCACCCACG GCCTTAACATTTTACAAGTGCAACAACTTGAAAGTGAAGGACCTTAAAATAGAAGATTCACAACAAATAAATTTGCAATTTGGGAGATGTTTTGGTGTTGAAGTTTCAAAATTGGTAGTGAGTTGTCCAGAAAATAGCCCCAACACTGATGGAATCCATGTCACTAACACTCAAaatatccaaatttctaattccACCATTGGCACAG gtgatgattgtATCTCAATAGTAAATGGATCTCAAAAGGTCGTAGCTACTGGCATTACTTGTGGACCAGGTCATGGAATAAG TATTGGAAGTTTGGGATCTAGGAATTCAGAAGCTCATGTGTCTGATATTATTGTAAATGGAGCTAAGTTTTCTGGAACTACAAATGGACTTAGGATTAAGACCTGGCcg GGAGGATCTGGAAGTGCAAGCAATATTAAGTTTCAAAATGTCGTTATGAATAATGTAAAAAATCCAATAATTATAGATCAAAATTATTGTGATCGAGCTGTTGCTCCGTGCACAAATGAG GCTAATTCAGCAGTTCAAGTGAATAATGTGATTTATCAAAATATCGAAGGCACAAGTGCAACAAATAATGCTATAACTTTCAATTGCAGCAAGATTTTTCCATGTCAAGGAATTTTGTTGGAAAATGTGAAATTGTTAGGAGAAAATGGTAAAACTCCAAATGCTATTTGGGAAAATATCAACAATCTTACATGCAACAATGTTTCACCAGAATGTCCCAAAACTTAA